Proteins encoded by one window of Aliivibrio wodanis:
- a CDS encoding transposase, IS110 family yields the protein MGHQYKQLTLSERYQIEAWNTHSISAREIGQKLKRSNGSISRELRRCPVGSYSAEQAHKHAFQKRTLSIKHTKCGQKNKKIIQIYLQLGWSPEQISGRMHKEKIENTICCSTIYNVVKREHWQRMLARKGKKYKQRKGVEAGARLIPNRADISLRPAIVDDNSEIGHWEGDTVYGQDGYLVTMVERVSKLLVTCKVRSKSKKAVTRGINRMMKPFKELCKTITFDNGGEFAGHAKIAKHLNCDIYFAKPYHSWQRGLNENTNGLLRRFFPKGMAIGELAAKEVKQAEFLINSRPRKALNFLSPSEFLSGKRVSVIVTI from the coding sequence ATGGGACACCAATATAAGCAACTGACACTAAGTGAAAGATACCAGATTGAAGCTTGGAATACACATAGTATTTCTGCTCGGGAAATAGGACAAAAATTAAAACGGAGCAATGGCTCCATTTCAAGGGAATTACGACGCTGTCCTGTTGGAAGTTATTCTGCCGAGCAAGCGCATAAACATGCTTTTCAAAAAAGAACACTTTCAATTAAGCACACAAAGTGTGGCCAAAAGAATAAGAAAATAATTCAAATATACCTACAACTTGGTTGGAGCCCAGAGCAAATATCTGGACGAATGCATAAAGAAAAAATAGAAAATACAATATGTTGCAGTACTATTTACAATGTAGTTAAAAGAGAGCATTGGCAAAGAATGCTTGCTCGAAAAGGTAAAAAATACAAACAGCGTAAAGGTGTAGAAGCTGGAGCAAGACTAATTCCCAACCGCGCTGATATCTCTCTCCGGCCTGCTATTGTTGACGATAACTCAGAAATTGGCCACTGGGAAGGTGATACTGTTTATGGTCAAGATGGGTATTTAGTCACTATGGTAGAGCGAGTATCTAAGCTATTAGTTACTTGCAAAGTACGTAGCAAGTCTAAAAAAGCAGTCACTCGTGGGATAAATCGCATGATGAAGCCCTTTAAAGAACTTTGCAAAACAATCACATTTGATAATGGCGGAGAGTTTGCGGGTCATGCTAAGATAGCTAAGCATCTGAACTGTGACATTTATTTTGCTAAACCTTACCATTCCTGGCAACGAGGTTTGAATGAAAATACCAATGGTTTACTAAGGCGTTTTTTCCCAAAGGGAATGGCCATTGGAGAACTTGCTGCAAAAGAGGTTAAACAGGCAGAGTTTTTGATTAATTCGAGACCTAGAAAGGCATTAAATTTTCTGAGTCCGAGTGAGTTTTTAAGCGGTAAGCGTGTGTCGGTTATTGTTACGATCTAG